From Mycobacterium cookii:
GGTGAGCAGCGGACCCAGATGCAGCGCCGCCGCGCGCTGGGCAACGTCGACGTGCACCACCACGGCGGTGTGCTGCCCGTGTGGGCGGCGGGCCGCCTCGGCGTCCCATCCGGCTTCGATTAGGCGCATAAACGCGTCGACAGTGGTGGGCAGCGGCGGTACATGATCGCCGGCGGGCTCGCCGTGGCCGTGGTCCTGTTTCCACTCGGCGAACAGCGCATCCCGATGAGACGCCAATGCCGCGTCGAACGTCGCCGCCTCGTCGTGGGGAAGTTTGATCCGCCAACAGCTCGACGCCGCGTCGGCGGTCTTGCTGATCGAGCGCGGGGGTGGTTCAGGTCGAGGATCAGGTTCGGGTCGCGGTTCCAATCTCACCGCGGTGCTCAGCTGGTTGACCGTCGCGACAGCGGCGAGCTCGGCGTAATGCTGATCGGAGCCCTCGCCTGCCCGTCCCGCGATCACCCCGATCTGATCCAGCGACAGTCGACCTTCCCGCATGCCCGCCGCGCAGCGGGGAAACTCCTGCAGCCGGCGCGCCACTGTCGCGATCGTGTGGGCATTTCCCGATGACGAGCCCAGCTTCCAAGCCACCAACGCTGCCACCGACCGTGCACCCGTAGCCCCCCACAGCTCGTCGCGATCCAACTCGGCGACAATCTCCACAACGCGCCCATCGATGGCGTTGCGCTGACCGGCCAACTCCGCCAACTCCCCGAACAACACCTCCACACGCTCGGCAGGGCTCACCACTTCAGGAGACGACGCGGTCAAGGACATAACCGCATCATTACAGCCGGGTCCGACAAGTTTCGGCCGTCGATCCGAGCCGGGGTAGGCCGTAGTCACCTCTAAGCGGCACGCCCGATTGGCCACCGACCGCTGCTTACCCCAGCCTCCGGCATGGCCACCGCCGCGGCTACCTCGAACCGCAAATCGTGAGCCAAGTCAAGCCGCGTCAGTCGCGCGATCGCAGCACCGCGTCGTAGAGCTCACGCCGTGATGCGGCTCCGGGCGTAGCCGCAATCACCTGCGCGCAAGCGTCTTTGACGCCCATGCCGGCGTCGACCAACTCATTCGCCCGAGCCACCAATGTCGGCAGATCGGCGCGTAGCACGGCACCGGCCAACACCACGGTTATCTCGCCCAGCACGCCGTCGGCCGCCCACGCGGCCAACTCCTGCAGCGATCCGCGTGCCACTTCCTCGTGCACCTTGGTCAGCTCACGGCATACCGCGGCCCGACGGTCCCCGCCAAGCTGATCGACGGCGTCCTGCAGGCAAGCGGCCAGCCGGCGCGGCGATTCGAAGAACACCGCGGTGCGCTGCTCCGTCGCCAGCGACGCCAGCCAACTCTTGCGCGCGGCTTGCTTGCGTGGCGCGAACCCCTCGAAGCAGAACTTCTCCGACGACAACCCCGAAACCGCCAGCGCGGTCGTCACCGCAGACGGACCGGGCAGGCACTGCACCGGCAGACCTGCCTCCACACACGCCGCCACCAGCCGGTGGCCCGGGTCGTTGATCAGCGGCATGCCCGCGTCGCTGACGACCAGCACGGTGGCGCCCGCGCTGATCGCGTCGACCAGCTCGGGCACCCGGGCGGCCTCGACGTGATCGAAGAAGCTGACGATGTTGCCGCCGATCCGGACATCGAGCGCCTTGGCCAGCGTCCGCACCCGGCGGGTGTCCTCGGCGGCCACCATATCGGCCGACGCCAGGGCGGCGATTAGCCGCGGTGACGCATCGGACGGCTGGCCCAACGGCGTGGCGCCCAGCAGCAGTCGGCCTTCGGTCATGCGCCGCTCCTCAGCATCGCTTCGCTCTGCATCGTCGTCGGCGGGCGGTCATGGGGCACAGCCTACGATCGGTCGGCCGACCTCCCATGAATCAGACCGGTCGGTTGAATTCCTGTAACCGGGCGAGGGCCACGTCGCGTTGATCTTCATCGAAGGCCTCCAGACGGGTGACACGTTCACCGCGGAGAAGCATGAGCACGACGAACGAAATCTCGGCCGCGACGCCATCGGTCGACGTGCCCTTCAGAGCTATCCGGCCCACGATGCCTATCGCAGAGCGCGCCAGAACCTCGGCGAGCTCGACCCATAAGTCGGGCACGAGGGATGCAATTGTCTGCATTGATGTCAGCCAGTCGGCGATCGTGCCGTTGACCGATTGCGCCAGCTGTCGGTGGTTGACGTAGTCGGCGCCAGCGAAATGTGTTGCGACAGCATCCCAGTCATGACGGTTGATCGTCGCGTTGATCCGGTCCACCGCTTGGATGAGGTCGGGATAGGCAACCTCCCCCGACGCGACCCATCGGGCAGTGATTTCAGCGAAGGCGTCGTCAAGGTCGTCGGGATCGAAGCTGATGAGCTCCTGCAATAGGTCGTCGTCGTTGACTTCCGCGAATTGCAAGAGCTCCACCACGATCGGCCGGTCGGCCTCGTCGACGTCGCGATAATACTCGCGGACTAACGAGAGCCGCGGTCCCCTGATAGCGATTGGCTCCACCTCCAACCGCCAGCTGCTGGGCGTCATCTCGAAGATGGTCCGCACGACCTCCCGCATCCGTGTTTGACCTTCGAATCCATCGCGCAGGCCTTTTCGCCGATCCTCAAATCGGTAATCCGGACCGGCGAGCGCAAGGAGCCCATCCACGTCGCGGCGGTTGACCGCCTGGGCCACGCGTGGCCAGATTCGGGTCGCGGCATTCCCGAAGGAAGGCGTCTGCCGCTCGAGCTCGTCGAACCTCGCCAGCGCGGCGTCCAGGTCTGCCTCGTCGAAGATTTCGCATCGTTTGATCCGGTCGCGTTCGACACCGAGAAGGTCGACCATTCGCCACTCGGCGGCGAAGCCTTCTATTGAGGTCCCGTACGCCGTATAGGTGACCACCGCTCCGAAGCTGCTGAGCCGATGCACCGCCTCGATGTGGGTGCTGAGGTCCGGCGTGAGGTCCCAAATGGCGTGCATGGCCGCCGGCAGATCACTCGCGTCGGCCGGGGCGAGCGTCCGGTGGTCGATGGTTACCCAATCCGACATCGTCGGCGGTAGCTCGTGCCGGTTGAACGCGGCGGTGGTCCTCGCGATAACCGACCACACGCGCGAATACGCGGCCGCCTCGCCGACGAGATACTGGGCGTCGAGTTCCTCGAATGCAGCATCGATGTCGTCGATGTCGAATAGGAAGCGCGCCGCGACCCGGTTGTTTGCATCGATCTCGACGATGCCGAGCATTTCACTGTGGAACGCCTCCGGTCGGTGATCTCGGCCCGAGAGGCGGAGTCGGGTGAGGACAAGGCGCTCGCCACGGGTTGCGATGACCGTCGACCTTAGATCGGTCGCCCCGAGGTCGGCGATCGCCCGTACGTTCGCGAGGTCAACGTCTCGTCCGTGCAGAATCCCGCTGCTGACAACCGAACGGCGATCTTCGGTGAATACTTCATCGGCCGAATTCTCAGCGACTGCAGCCCAATTGCGCTCCGCGAAGAAGGCCCGGAAACGCTCGACTAGTTGGCTTGCGGCGTTTTCCAGTCGCCGTGGCTGCGGTTGCAGCTCCGCGAAGCGCGCCATCGCGGCGTCCAGGCCCGCCTCGTCGAACAGCTCGCAGCGGTTAATGTTGTCGTCCCCGACCACCAGAAGTTCGATCATGCGCCATTCGGCAGCAAAGCCTTCTGGCGTCGACCCATACGCCGCATGGGTGACGACTGCTCCGAGGCTGCTTAGCCGATGCACGGCTTCGATGTACATCTTGAGGTTTGGCGTGATATCCCATGCGCCGCGGATGTACGCGATCTGATCAGCCGCCTCGAAAGTGGCACGCATCCGGTGGTCGATCGTCAACCAATCCGATGTCCAAACGGGTAGTTCGTGCTTATTCAGTTGGGCATAGCCCTCGGTGACGACCGACCAAACGCGTTGGCAGGCGGCGTCTTCGCCGGCGAGATAGCGGGCATCAAGCTCCTCGAAGGCGGCGTCGATGTCGTCAAGGTCGAACGTGACCAGCGCGACGATCCGCTCGTCGGCGTCGATCTCGGCGATGCCGAGCACGTCGGCGCCTACCTCGCCGGACATGCCACGGTTGAAGATATGGAGATGAGCGAGGGCAAGGCGCTCGCCGCGGGCCGCGATGACGTTCGAAGACATGGTCGGTGCGCTGACCTCGACGACGACTCGATTGTCCGCGATGTGCACATCTCGGCCGCGTCGAATCCCTGCGTTCACGACACGGCGGCGGTCGTCCGAGACAATGTCGTCGGCAAGTAGCTTCGCCAAGGCGGCCCAGTCGCGGGCTGCGAAGTGCGCCAGGTACCGCTCGATGATTCGGCTTGCCGCGGTTTTCAGCCGTGGTGGTTGCCGCTGCAGTTCCTCAAAGCGGGCGAAGCCGGCGTCCATGTCGGTCTCGTCGAAGATCTCGATGCGGTCGAGCGAGTCGCCTTCGACCGTCAGGAGCGTTATCTCCCGCCACTCGGCCTCAAAACCTTCTTGCGAGATCCCATGTGTCGTCTGAGTGTTGACCGCTCCGAGGTCGGTCAAACGATGCACGGCCACGATGCGGTTCCTGATGTCCGGCGCGACGTCCCACGTGGCATGGATGTACTCCGCCATGTCACCGGGCGCGAAAGCTGTCACAGGCCGGTGATCGATATTGACCCAGTGCGGCGTCACCGAAGGCATCTCGTGCCGGTTGAACGCTGCGTTGACGTTCGCGATGACCGACCATGTGTGCGCGTGGGCGGCCGCTTCTCCGGCGAGATACCGGGCGTCGAGTTCCTCGAAGGCAGCGTCGATTTCGTCGAAGTCGAATGTGACCGTCGCGACGAGCCGCTCGTCGGCGTCGATCTCGCCGATGGCGAGCGCTTCTGTGGAAAATGCCTCGGGCTCGTCATCGCGGTCCGACAAACCGATGCGCATGAGGGCGAGGCGCTCACCGCGGATCGCCATGACGGTCGATTCCAGATTCGTGTTCCACAGCTCTGCCCTCGCCCGCATGTCTGCGATGTGGGCGTCTCGACCATGTCGGACTCCCGAGCCGACCAGCCGACGGCGATCGTCGCTGCAATAGTTGTCGACCAGCATCTCCGCCATCGCCTGCGAGTCCGCTGCCGCGTAGTACTCCAGGAAGCGCTCGTGGAGACGGCTTGCCCCGTTTTCCAGTCGTCGTGGCTGCGGTTGCAGTTCCTCGAGACGCGCAAGCGCGGCGTCGAGGTTGGCCTCGTCGAATAGCTCGCAGCGGCTGATCTTGTCGCCTTCGTACGTCGTCAGGACGACAGTCCGCCACTCGGCGTCAAAACCCTGCTGGGAGCTCCCATTCACGACGTGGGTAACGACCGCGCCACTCTCGTGTAACCGATGCGCGGATTCGATGTAGATGCCGGATTGCGGCGAGAGGTCCCACGTTGCACGGAGGTATGCGCCGAGATCGCCGTCTGCGATCGGTGCGAGTCGCCGGTGATCGATATTTACCCAGTCCCGCGTCGTCGCTGGGAGTTCGCGCCTGTTGAGCGCTGCATACGCTCGGGTGACGCGGGCCCACGTCAGTGCGTGGGCGGCCGCCTCGCCGGCGAGGTAGCGGGCGTCGAGTTCGGCAATGGCCGCGTCGATGTCATCCACGTCGAACATGACGACCGCTGCGATCCGCTCGTCGGCGTCGATTTCGACGATGTTGAGGGCCTCATTTTGAATCGACTCGGGGTCGGCGCCGGAAGCGTGAAAGCGCTCGAGAGTGAGGCGTTCGCCCCGGCTCGCAATGATTGTCGACGTGAAGTTCGTCAACAAGCCGACTTCGGCGGCCACCCGTGTATTCTCGGCGCCGGCGTCTCGGCCATGCATCACTCCGGCATTCACGACCCGGCGACGGTCATCGAGGCAGTAGTCGTCGGCGAAATCCTGTGCCAGGGCCTCCCAGTCGCGGGTCGAGATATGCACCGAAATGCGTTCTGCTACAGCATTTTTTAACCGCAATGCCGGAATGCCGAGTTGGTCGAACTTTGCGAGCGCGGTGTCCATATCTGCCTCATCGAACATTTCGCAGCGGTTGACCATGCCACCGTCGAGCGTCAAAAAGTGGATCCCTCGCCACTCGGCGTCTAAGCCGTCTTGCGTGGTTCCATGCGCGGCGTGCGTGACGAGCGCTCCCAGGCCACTCAGCCGATGCACAACCTCGATATAGCCCGTAAGCTCCGGAGTGAGATCCCAAGCAGTGCGGAGGTTTTCGCCCAGATCCGCCGCCTCGAACGTCGCCCGTAACCGGTGATCGATGTTCACGTAGTCCGGCGCCGATGGCGGGACCTCGTACCGGTTGAGCGCGGCGTAGCCGGCAGCGATGACGGACCACGCGTCTCGATATGGTGCTGCCTCACCGGCGATGTACCTGGCGTCGAGTTCTTCGATGGCTGCGTCGATATCGTCTGGGTCGTATGCGACGCGTGCCAGGATCCGCATCTCGGCGGTGGTCTCGACGATATTGAGCATCTCGATGCGGAATCCCCCAGGTTGCTCGTCGTCGCCCGCGATACAGGTCCGGCAGAGGACAAGGTGTTCGCCTCGAATCGCGATGACTGTCGCCGTACTCTTCTTGGCCCCAATGTCCGCGAAGGCCCGCATATTCGCGATTTCGACATCCCGGCCCCGCCTGATCTCAGCGTTCACGACTCGTCGCTGGTCGTCGACAGATGTATCGGGGGTCAGCAGCTCCCCCATGGCAGCCCAGTCGCGGTCGGCGAAGTACCTTCGGAAGCGCTCGTACGCCTGACTTGCCGCGTTTTCCAGCCGTGGCGTCGGTCGGCTGAGCTGATCGAACTTCGCGAGAGCAGCGTCTAGGTCTCCCTCATCGAATACCTCCATGCGGGAGACCATTTCGCCGTCGACGGTCATCAAGGTGACCCCCCGCCACTCGGCGTCAAAGCCCTCGCGCGAGGTCCCGTGTCCCGCCCACGTGAAAACCGCACCGAGGTCGTTCAACCGATGTGCTCTCTCGATGTAGGTCTTGAGGCTTTGGCCGAGGTCCCAGCCGATACGGATGTATTCGAGACCTTCGCCGGGCGCAAACGCTGCCCCGCGGCGGTGGTCGAGACTCACCATATCCGTTGTCACCGGCGCGATTTCCCGCCGATTATGCGCAACGATAACACCCGCGATTACCGACCACGTGTGCGCGTGGGGTGCCGCTTCGTCGGCGATGTACCGCGCGTCGAGTTCCGCGATCGCGGCTTCCAGGTCGTCGAGATCGAACACCACGAATACCACGATCCGTTCGTCGGCGTCGATCTCGATGACGACCAGGAATTCACCTCGAATCGCCTCGGGGTCGCGGCCCGAGGCTTCAAGATGGATAAGGATGAGGTGCCCACCCCGAGTCGCAACGTCTGTCAGCGTCAAGTTCGTAAAGCCGACGTCGGCGGCCGCCTGCCAGTTTGCGATCTCGGCATCTCGCCCGTGCCGGATCCCCGCGTTTACGGCCCGACGGCGATCTTCGGTGACGAAGTTGTCAGCCAGTACGTCCGCAAGCGCATCCCAGTCACGGGTCGTGAAGTAACCCGAGGCGCGTTCGGCGACTCGGCCTGCCGCGTTTTCCAGCCGCGGTGGCGGCGGGTTGAGCTGATCGAACCTCGCGAGCGCGGCGTCGAGGTCTGCCTCGTCGAAAACCTCGCAGCGACTGAGCATGTCGCCTTCCACCGATGCAACGGTGATCACCCGCCACTCGGCGTCGAAGCCGTCTTTCGAGGTCTCACGCGACGTGTTGGTGATGACCGCTCCGAGATCATTCAGGCGATGCACAGCCTCGACGGAATGCCTGAGTTCCGTCGTGAGATTCCACGCCGCGTCAAGTAACGCAGGCATTTCACCGGACGCAAACGATGTTCCCCGGCGGTGGTCAATGTTGACCCAATCTGTCGTCGTCGAAGGCAGTTCATGTCTATTGAGCGCCGCGTAGCCAGCCGTGATCACCGACCAGGTGTGCGCGTGGGGAGCCGCTTCGCCGGCGAGGTAACGGGCGTCGAGTTCCGTTATGGCGGCGTCGAAGTCGTCGAGGTCGAACACGGCAATCGCCGAGATCTCACCGTCGGAGTTGATTTGGATCAGGCCCA
This genomic window contains:
- a CDS encoding HNH endonuclease signature motif containing protein, whose product is MSLTASSPEVVSPAERVEVLFGELAELAGQRNAIDGRVVEIVAELDRDELWGATGARSVAALVAWKLGSSSGNAHTIATVARRLQEFPRCAAGMREGRLSLDQIGVIAGRAGEGSDQHYAELAAVATVNQLSTAVRLEPRPEPDPRPEPPPRSISKTADAASSCWRIKLPHDEAATFDAALASHRDALFAEWKQDHGHGEPAGDHVPPLPTTVDAFMRLIEAGWDAEAARRPHGQHTAVVVHVDVAQRAAALHLGPLLTDAERRYLTCDATCEVWFERDGQVIGAGRATRQVNRRLRRALEYRHAACAVPGCGATRGLHAHHIRHWEDGGPTELFNLVLVCPYHHRLHHRGVITIAGTADDLIVTDSSARQLSSGSLARPPTLPPPDVPPCPGPTGERADWWWYEPFQPQAPPTYN
- the rsmI gene encoding 16S rRNA (cytidine(1402)-2'-O)-methyltransferase; this translates as MTEGRLLLGATPLGQPSDASPRLIAALASADMVAAEDTRRVRTLAKALDVRIGGNIVSFFDHVEAARVPELVDAISAGATVLVVSDAGMPLINDPGHRLVAACVEAGLPVQCLPGPSAVTTALAVSGLSSEKFCFEGFAPRKQAARKSWLASLATEQRTAVFFESPRRLAACLQDAVDQLGGDRRAAVCRELTKVHEEVARGSLQELAAWAADGVLGEITVVLAGAVLRADLPTLVARANELVDAGMGVKDACAQVIAATPGAASRRELYDAVLRSRD
- a CDS encoding BTAD domain-containing putative transcriptional regulator, with protein sequence MELGVLGPLQVRQNGTPFTIPGGKPRAILTMLGLHSGSVVSAETLIELLWGDDPPRTAAKALQTHISAVRRTLGDGFVLTEGVGWTLAESEVDASRYKTAARLGRDAAATHDMSQAVTRFEQALTLWRGTPELPDTRRGISEKTRWIEGHAALVEDRADVLLTTGRAAEIIGDLEAAVADAPLRERRWGQLMLALYRAGRQGEALGAYQRARTLLADELGIDPGPELRRLETLIVGQDAALEIPAAQDLPSVTRTVTFLLTDIEGSTAAWEADAGAMAAALARHDDLVQQVVTSRAGRLIKTRGEGDATFSVFERASAAAAAAIELQEAISHEPWGLQEPMRIRVALHTGEVELRDGDYFGRAVNRAARLRSLAIGGQILCSGAIAELVVDSLPDDVVLADVGMRQLKNLARPEHVFELRLETSAPPQEANDAPIERPDLPAVLTGPGPFVGRGRELEGLVSAWQTALAGGTHAVLIAGEPGVGKTRLAGEWSRQAYQLDAIVLYGRCDEDLGAPYQPFAEALRSLVPCLGASRLRGMRGVEALLPLVPGLTDLLPDLAAPTRADPETERYALFDAVVALLEVASAGAPVVLILDDLHWAAKPTLLLLRHLLRFGDRARVQIVGTYRSTDLDRSHPLAAMLADLHRGAGSGTANRLALTGLDEDDVTAYVTEAGYNDEELARALASVTGGNPFFLIEALRHVDETGGVWDPTTLPQGVRETVSRRLSRLTAETNTALAAAAVVGSRFALDLVEKVVEQDLVDAFDEACKAGIVIEEPGGRYRFNHAIVRQSLLAELPSVRRLRLHQRIATTLENEPGADDELLAELAHHYFECAWAGNAAKAVEYCRRAADQAVARLAYEGAADLYGQALHALEEIDDELPDREDQAGELLVARCEALLAAGDVASAAGAVAQLQHATVNSARLAAWATCFDGQLSMLIHPERLDEVETALGLAAQKLAELDDAAGEATAHTIRAACLARLGRIGDCEIALDDALTAARRARDHRRVNAVLAGAPLAALWGPNPVPRAGGRCLDVVRLLRITTDSPAVEATSTRCQAVLEAFRGRAEAARRMIDSARRTVTELGLRHALLEVQQFAGIVELVADDPAAAETHLRKAYNGFRRMGLDADTAETAALLGRTCLALDRDAEADELCSESEHLAGHALKASIAWRTLRAKLLARGGDHVEARRVAEAAVSLAASTDALVDHGEACLSLATVLGTAGDAAGARAAAERAVDLYERKGAAALAEKARLILGDSGRPSAPAPAELPPVVELDNACIRSGKRVAAAINREAWDEFERLYAPEVFSESHRKVIGFTHAAGAIVPPEDWAHEVGRILGASGVHVTAHDIAVRGERLALCRMAVGTADASPGAPRDEFLQIYAIDEEGRICLQIFFDMEDMEAAIAELDAAQARFAEDAHRQVRRLESTASQAVERYFAHFAARDWDALAKILADDFVGDDRRRVVNGGVRNGRDAEIANMRAIAEIGYVDITSTPIATRGERLVLARHSFTNRDWPEPLDDEMIDVVEIDSQERIVAQIAFDSNNIDAALAELDARYLAGEAAAYAHVLRPVMDTVGELNRHEPGPMLGRLVFADHRRVPFGSAENYGRAIEELWTLVPDARYWTKAVHALDAHGLVSTLVIEGTDAHGNELQWGRTFLFLSGGPLVEVYEEADLDAALARFGELRPQMRRLENAASHAAERHSAYFAARDWDALADVLADEFVTDDRRRAVNAGIRHGRDAEIANMQAAAEVGITYTAFVVIATRGERLILTHASVGGGGGSAEFSTDVMSVVEINSHNKIAAFVIFELDDFDAALAELDARYLAGEAAAHARVWSRIMAGHAALNRQELPPITPDCATIDHRLGTAFAPGELVEYLSAGWDLKQTTRNYVEVVHRLSDLGAVWTDVGQGVSDEGFDAEWQVITVATVEDDMVNRCEIFDEGDLEAALAKFDQLSRPAPRLENGASQASERYMAHFAARDWDALAKVLAADICVDDRRRLVNAGIKHGRDAEIANLQAAAEVGIAHFASVVIAARGQRLILAHVSGGEGSGSGEFLNEVLGLIQINSDGEISAIAVFDLDDFDAAITELDARYLAGEAAPHAHTWSVITAGYAALNRHELPSTTTDWVNIDHRRGTSFASGEMPALLDAAWNLTTELRHSVEAVHRLNDLGAVITNTSRETSKDGFDAEWRVITVASVEGDMLSRCEVFDEADLDAALARFDQLNPPPPRLENAAGRVAERASGYFTTRDWDALADVLADNFVTEDRRRAVNAGIRHGRDAEIANWQAAADVGFTNLTLTDVATRGGHLILIHLEASGRDPEAIRGEFLVVIEIDADERIVVFVVFDLDDLEAAIAELDARYIADEAAPHAHTWSVIAGVIVAHNRREIAPVTTDMVSLDHRRGAAFAPGEGLEYIRIGWDLGQSLKTYIERAHRLNDLGAVFTWAGHGTSREGFDAEWRGVTLMTVDGEMVSRMEVFDEGDLDAALAKFDQLSRPTPRLENAASQAYERFRRYFADRDWAAMGELLTPDTSVDDQRRVVNAEIRRGRDVEIANMRAFADIGAKKSTATVIAIRGEHLVLCRTCIAGDDEQPGGFRIEMLNIVETTAEMRILARVAYDPDDIDAAIEELDARYIAGEAAPYRDAWSVIAAGYAALNRYEVPPSAPDYVNIDHRLRATFEAADLGENLRTAWDLTPELTGYIEVVHRLSGLGALVTHAAHGTTQDGLDAEWRGIHFLTLDGGMVNRCEMFDEADMDTALAKFDQLGIPALRLKNAVAERISVHISTRDWEALAQDFADDYCLDDRRRVVNAGVMHGRDAGAENTRVAAEVGLLTNFTSTIIASRGERLTLERFHASGADPESIQNEALNIVEIDADERIAAVVMFDVDDIDAAIAELDARYLAGEAAAHALTWARVTRAYAALNRRELPATTRDWVNIDHRRLAPIADGDLGAYLRATWDLSPQSGIYIESAHRLHESGAVVTHVVNGSSQQGFDAEWRTVVLTTYEGDKISRCELFDEANLDAALARLEELQPQPRRLENGASRLHERFLEYYAAADSQAMAEMLVDNYCSDDRRRLVGSGVRHGRDAHIADMRARAELWNTNLESTVMAIRGERLALMRIGLSDRDDEPEAFSTEALAIGEIDADERLVATVTFDFDEIDAAFEELDARYLAGEAAAHAHTWSVIANVNAAFNRHEMPSVTPHWVNIDHRPVTAFAPGDMAEYIHATWDVAPDIRNRIVAVHRLTDLGAVNTQTTHGISQEGFEAEWREITLLTVEGDSLDRIEIFDETDMDAGFARFEELQRQPPRLKTAASRIIERYLAHFAARDWAALAKLLADDIVSDDRRRVVNAGIRRGRDVHIADNRVVVEVSAPTMSSNVIAARGERLALAHLHIFNRGMSGEVGADVLGIAEIDADERIVALVTFDLDDIDAAFEELDARYLAGEDAACQRVWSVVTEGYAQLNKHELPVWTSDWLTIDHRMRATFEAADQIAYIRGAWDITPNLKMYIEAVHRLSSLGAVVTHAAYGSTPEGFAAEWRMIELLVVGDDNINRCELFDEAGLDAAMARFAELQPQPRRLENAASQLVERFRAFFAERNWAAVAENSADEVFTEDRRSVVSSGILHGRDVDLANVRAIADLGATDLRSTVIATRGERLVLTRLRLSGRDHRPEAFHSEMLGIVEIDANNRVAARFLFDIDDIDAAFEELDAQYLVGEAAAYSRVWSVIARTTAAFNRHELPPTMSDWVTIDHRTLAPADASDLPAAMHAIWDLTPDLSTHIEAVHRLSSFGAVVTYTAYGTSIEGFAAEWRMVDLLGVERDRIKRCEIFDEADLDAALARFDELERQTPSFGNAATRIWPRVAQAVNRRDVDGLLALAGPDYRFEDRRKGLRDGFEGQTRMREVVRTIFEMTPSSWRLEVEPIAIRGPRLSLVREYYRDVDEADRPIVVELLQFAEVNDDDLLQELISFDPDDLDDAFAEITARWVASGEVAYPDLIQAVDRINATINRHDWDAVATHFAGADYVNHRQLAQSVNGTIADWLTSMQTIASLVPDLWVELAEVLARSAIGIVGRIALKGTSTDGVAAEISFVVLMLLRGERVTRLEAFDEDQRDVALARLQEFNRPV